CAAGTATAAGGAACTTTTCCAGAATGAGACGacaacaaaaagtttgaaatcgCAGGAAAATTAACGCTACCGAGGCGAAATTATGGTTTGCAGTCAAGTTTGCCCCTTGAATAAGCTTATAAAAAAACACAACGATACAGGTAAATCAGCACTCTTTCTTTCCAAACTCGtgggtttttatttttcatttgttttcaagaatACATTTTCACATGTATAAAGGtgttcaaagcactgaatttAAACACACCATGGATCACACCCTCACAAGCTAAGCTGataaaattataattgtgtCATATACATTTTCCTTTCATCCTATAGGAAAAACCTGAGCAGTACTCAATAACAAGGGATGTGATTTGACGGAGGATACAGTGAAACATGAGGATAAAGTCAAACAACCGGCTGAAATTTGCAGCTATGAGCAATACTCATAAGTGAGGTCTCGGAATAACTGAATTGCATTTTGGAACAATGTTGGATTTCCATTTACTACATTTTCAAACACAGTgagaaaatcaggaaaatgtGAATGGAAGTGCTGCCTTCTTGCCGAACTTTGGCAGCCATCGCAAGACAATGGGTCTATACCAAATTCTGGCCAGGTTGTCAAGTGCCCCCCACTTCCTTCAAATAACTGAACAGCCACCTCTGTTGTTGGAACAACATCTGGTGTCACTTTAACTGTCTTGTCCATAGCTGCTTGCATATTGTTTGGTACCCCCTCTGTGCTATTATAATGCAGAGAGAATATGAACATACCGGTAGCTAGTGATTTAAGAACATGGCTATTgagtgattttacttgaccCGTGAAACAGAGAAAAATAGGTATTGTGTAACACTACCTCCTAATTAGACCTATTGTGTTTCTGTTACTCAGACTATTTACACGAAAACACCCCATGATCGTTTGTAAAAATTTCTGACGTTTACTCtaataaatgaagaaaagtaTTACAATAACTATCGTATCATTTATCTCTTCAGTTGTGTCATTATTGTGTTCTGTTTTTGTGTCAGTTTTTTCATCCTCTATCTTGCTTACACCATGTGATAGGGGCTTTTACGCACATATAGCGTGTAATATTCCACTATATATTTCACAggtcaagtaaaatcactctattTGTATACCAGTATTTAAGGACTAAATATGAATACCAAAATTGCTTACACAATCAGGTTcaaaacttaaaacatttcatATCGGTCACAAGTGGGCAACCTAATTGTCAGCCTGATCCTCAGTATTACCAGAAAGAGCTTTTTGAAAACCTTCCAAAAATTCATCTAACCCTTTAAACTGGTATGTCTGGGCATACCCTTGAGGCTCACGGCAGTGGGGGTAGGTCTTATTCAAGCCATCCTCACCACTGTACCAGTGATTAATACACTGACTACATCCCAGGAGGGTGTTACAGCATCTTGTAGCAATGATAGGTGGATGCATAGGGAGTTTCAAACAAACTTTACATTTAAAGGCATCGTTAATTAACTTTACAACACTTGGTGGTAATGGCATAGCTGATGTAACCGTTGTCAAATCCTGAAGCATTTTGACGACAGATTCAAGTGCACAAGAAGCACCTGTAATCTCAAATCCAATTTTCTTGAGATCTTCTTCAAAAGATCTGAGAATCGAGCGTACATTTTTCTGTTTAGGTTGAAAATCATCAGAATCTGAAGAACTACTAGAGGAAGGGAGtctcctttttggcttcttGACTGGCCTATTTTCAGGGGGATAGTCGTCACATACAGCATATATCTTTCGGCTGGCCACCTTCCAAAACTTTGATCCTGGATAAGACAAACAGACAGCATCGTGAAATAAATCGCTTCTTTTATGGTTTAGATAATTTtcacccattcacacctcaaatgcacgaggacaccccccccccccccccattgacGACTACAATTATCTGGCGTCTTACAGAGTAAAATAAATCTATTAAgagtcactctcaggggtcaatgggttaatagcAAGTGGGATCTGTGTTTGGGTCCTATGCCTTTGTAAAACTCCTTATCAGTTTATTACTGTATCATACCGCTTGTTAGGTCCTTTAAATTGCTATTATACAACTTTGTGATGTAtaataatttgtcatttttgtaCCTATGTCATTGGAATGtataactaaaagaaacaaattaatgTTGTGAAAAATGAAATAGTTGATAGCCAATGATAAGGTGAAGACTTGATGAAAAGTTAATCCAAAATGCACTTCAAAGAAGCACATGCCCTAAGCACAATATATCTGGTCAACAAAGTTCCCAAGAATGTACATGATGTTATGCAGCTTGGTTAAGTATCCACTACCTTGTCAAGGAGACTAATTATCTCCAGGTTTGTGGAAAGCTCAATAAAATGACTTTTACCTTGTTACCAGCATTCTTAAAAGGAAATTCGCAGACATGGCCCTAACCTTAAGGAACTTTTCCTCTCTATCTCTTACCTAGAAGAGGCCAATCTGATTAAACTGCAAAGTTACCAGGACTTGCAGTACACTACTTTCGTTTGTCTTGTATGTACGTGTACAAATTCTCACCTCGTGTGCCTTCTTCATCGAGTATCGGAAGGCCATTGCCCGATACTAACAGCACTCCTTCGCCAAACTTTTCTTTCACCTTTTGTAAGATGTACGTCACATTAGCTGTCTCCTCGTTGACAGTAATAAATGTTTGGTTCTTGTCACTGAATGTCACTCCTTTGGGGGTTTTCTTCATCTCAGCTAAGATGATCTTACAACCAAAAGACGAAGATGAAGAGTTTCCTTTCTTTACAAATGGGCGATTGAAGAGTGATTTCATACTGGACGTTACACCTGATGACGATGTCGGGGCTGCAGTGTAAGCGAAGGCATTTTGAGGAGCATTCATCTCTTTGCATTCCCCCATGACATCAAAAACAGTTCCATCCAAGACATCTGAGAAGTCAAATCGGCCATTTTCCAGGGGCCAAACAGCAAGATCACCCCACTGCTCTTTTAAGTAAAGAGTTTCACTGTTGACCTGCAAGATAATCGACCTAGAATAAACCAAGGAGGAACCAACGGAATTCACTCGAATCACCATGAAGACCACATGTACGTTGCGCACGACACCGTGTCACGCTTTTACCCAAAAATTAACCTTATGTATCAACAACTTTCAAAGACAACAGTCATCTCGGGCAGTAATTACTCAGGCGCTCATTACTAAAATAGAAAACGTTTTATGAAATTTGCAAAATCAGGCAAAATCAATAGCACTGGGAATTTCCCGCCAAATTGCTCCATTGCGGTGATGTTCACACTTCTTTCAGAAATTCAAATTGTCATTAGTTCCAGACATGATAGGAATGTTAGTGTCGACAAAAGTCATTGAAATGAAAGGGTGCAACAAGAAAATCTACTTTAAAAATGATTTCATTACAGCGTGGAATTGTATTGAATTTGGTAGCGCGCGAGATGCCAATAAGTTTAAGCTCACCTGAAAACAAGCGGACAGTCTCTGAAGGATAACATCATTGCATGACATTGTAAGGTTCTTACCACCTCTTCTAAACTCAAACTTCTTGTTTGGCATGATTATCGGGGCAGGTTTTCAGCTCAACTGCTTGTGATATAATGTCTCCGCAGCACGTTGTGGGAGTACCGTAGGGCGTTTCACATTGATTCACGTGACCTTCTTCCCAGTTTTCCTCATTTCTTCCGGTTTCGGCGCCAAATTTGAGATATATATTTATAACTACGGAAGGTGTTTTTGCTTCCATTTTGTACAGTGCTATGGAAAACATACCCGTTGAATATATCGCACAACTTGTgcttaaagaaggcaaaagctATGCCCAGATAAGTAATATTCTTCAGAATATTTATCCAAAGCAAAGGGGCTTCAGTGAAAGGTCAGTTAGACGGTTTTGCAGTGACCATAATATCTCGAGAAGATCTGGAATTACTGACATAATACTGGATGACATTATAAAAGAAGCAGTTAATAAAGTAAGCTTAACTGTTATGCTTACCTTAAATAAAGAATTTATCATCAGAATATGTTATCTCACAATTCATCATTACCCTTTTTAAATGTTTTCAACCCCTTCTTGCCATTCCCATTCAGGTTGGCCCTACATGGGGAAGAAAGATGACGAAAGGATTTCTCAGTTGTAATGGCATTGAAGTGGCTGAAAAAAGGATTGCCTCCTCGCTTGCTCGAGTGAACCCCGCCAATCACTGTCAAAGACAGGACAGAACAGAGCAATTGACAAATCCCATTCCTTATGCTGCTGAATACTTTGGTCACAAGCTTCATATTGATCAAAATGAGAAGCTTGTTATGTATGGTGTTGTTCATGTGTGCGCAATAGATGGGTACAGTGGAAAGATTGTTAGCCATGTTGTAATGCCTGTGAAAAATAACCTCCTAATTTATGAACATATTTATAGGTATGCTTTCCTCAATTGGCTTGCATATATTATTGTGGGATACATTTtatgatattcttgtttcatttacTTTTAACGTTATTTTACGATTTGGTTATAGCAACACTTGACGACCTCGACTGCTATGTGATGAGTATCAAACAAtttaggcccggttcaaacgtgCCGAATCAAATGCAAAGGAGacaaatctattgttttcgctcatttgcattcgatttggcacatgtaaagttcgacgtttgaaccgcAGTAATAgtacatttatattttttttcatataaatgACATTACTCAATCATATTGCGACAGTTTCAATCAATAAGAGAAGTATGAATTTGAGGTTCAAGTTTTCTGTGCTGTGATGATCAGAATTGCAAACTTTTCCCATTGTTATAGGCAGTCGGTTCTGACATATGGAATGTGGGATCAACTAAGAGTTGACAAGGGAAAGGAATTTAGCCTGATGCTTTCTGTTCAACACCTACTTAGACAACACAGAAGGAACACGACCCGACTTCCATATCAGCAAACAACATCCAAACAAGTTAGTACTTTCTGGCAAATGAAGCTGATTTCGTATACTTATGCAAAACTTTAACCACTAGAGTGATAGATACAATCAGTATCACATCTACAAACTCAAGCTGAAGCCaagagtttgtaaatgtgatacagttataacacaaataaataatattgtGACATTTGACTTAGTGAAATGTTGCCGGTATTCTTGTCGATAACGCCTATTGTGGGGGACTGAGGACTATTAATATGTGAAACGAGTCCACATTTCTCTTCAATAACATATGGTACTATTTAATTACCTTTTTAGAACCACAGGATTGAAAGGGTCTGGCTGGAAATGAATCTCAGAGTCAACTATCCCATAAAGAAGGCGTTAAACTTAATGGTCAATTCAGAACTCTTCAATTTGGAAGATGAAGTTACCAAATTTGCCGTGTCATGGGTCACTCTTCAAGTTTGTCAAGCAGGGTCCCGTGTAGTGATTGACTCATGGAATGCCCACTATGTCACAGGTAACATTGTAGAAACATTATAACTAGGATTTCATTGGCACAACTACAGGAACAACTAGACATGCTCGATAACCAAAAAGTACCTTTTCAGAGATTAAGCAATCATTTGAAAGTAACTATTGGGCCCACTTTTGGGAATTTTGAAACATATAAAGACAATTCAGGCCTTTCTACAAATTTTAAACCTTCATTTAACACACCAATGCAAACCAAGTATTTCACTTCATATATCTGGATGTGATTTAAGTAattaatttctgtaattttattTGTCCCTGGAAAACCTGAATGCTAATTACAGTATTGTACTTGCTGAAGCAAAATACAAGTTTAGGCAATAATCTTATAACCAATAAAACAGGAACAAAACTCTGAGTAAagaaatttcttaaatgttatGTTTTTACTGCATTACAGGAAGAGGGGTACCAAACAATATGCAAGCAGCTATGGACAAGACAGTTAAAGTGACACCAGATGTTGTTCCAACAACAGAGGTGGCTGTTCAGTTATTTGAAGGAAGTGGGGGGCACTTGACAACCTGGCCAGAATTTGGTATAGACCCATTGTCTTGCGATGGCTGCCAAAGTTCGGCAAGAAGGCAGCACTTCCATTCacattttcctgattttctcACTGTGTTTGAAAATGTAGTAAATGGAAATCCAACATTGTTCCAAAATGCAATTCAGTTATTCCGAGACCTCACTTATGAGTATTGCTCATAGCTGCAAATTTCAGCCGGTTGTTTGACTTTATCCTCATGTTTCACTGTATCCTCCGTCAAATCACATCCCTTGTTATTGAGTACTGCTCAGGTTTTTCCTATAGGATGAAAGGAAAATGTATATGacacaattataattttatCAGCTTAGCTTGTGAGGGTGTGATCCATGGTGTGTTTaaattcagtgctttgaacaCCTTTATACATGTGAAAATGTattcttgaaaacaaatgaaaaataaaaacccaCGAGTTTGGAAAGAAAGAGTGCTGATTTACCTGTATCGTTGTGTTTTTTTATAAGCTTATTCAAGGGGCAAACTTGACTGCAAACCATAATTTCGCCTCGGTAGCGTTAATTTTCCTGcgatttcaaactttttgttgtCGTCTCATTCTGGAAAAGTTCCTTATACTTGATGTATTTCGATTCATACAAATACTACTTCGAGCAAATGCAAATATCACGTACCTGGCGTATGTGAATTTTTGGCCTTTAAAAAGGCAGCCTAGTGGAGGTCCAAGTCGTTGAAAACGTCTGAATATGCAGGGAACCACATAGCTTTCACATTTGTGGcgaggaaataaaaatatgacTCCCAGTAAAGATTAAAGGCGAAACCTTGTAGCCGCCATAACTCAACTCCCCTCCCCTCCAAGGGTTGCGTGACTTCTCCCAACCGCAGCCCTGTTAGTTGAGGTCTCGACTTGTCCGTCCCATGGTGCGGAAGagtttgtcaatttttcatttttatttgatcatcgacagaggaaaattgaaaattgatcggATATTTACTGCATAGATCATTTCCTCCATCTTGAAAGCCCCttccttgaaaaatcaaagaattagaCCCCGATTGGAAAGGTTCTGAAAAAGAATGATTTCAAATCCATTGGCTGCTATTCTATTTTTCTCTCTTCCTTTGCAAACAAgaattaaatatgtgtattgtcatttttaatttttattcaataagaaaccatgattttcatgtttttgtttgttggaattttgTTCTCAACGTTCCttggtaaaaacaaatgaaacattaaaaatacaaaatccattttttcatttttcatttttcatggaaatcaaatggaCGGAAGACCCACGGACCctgatgctgtaaagcgtagctgaatattctGTACGGTAATATTCGTCGAAGTCCCTTTCACGGAAAATGTGTTTCGTTCGTCAGGGAAAAAATTTAGCACACAAACTTGAAACGACGGAAATCGTAATAGAAAAATCGgttttccctgaccgcatctccaccgtgtgagactcg
The sequence above is a segment of the Montipora foliosa isolate CH-2021 chromosome 2, ASM3666993v2, whole genome shotgun sequence genome. Coding sequences within it:
- the LOC137993158 gene encoding uncharacterized protein, yielding MPNKKFEFRRGGKNLTMSCNDVILQRLSACFQVNSETLYLKEQWGDLAVWPLENGRFDFSDVLDGTVFDVMGECKEMNAPQNAFAYTAAPTSSSGVTSSMKSLFNRPFVKKGNSSSSSFGCKIILAEMKKTPKGVTFSDKNQTFITVNEETANVTYILQKVKEKFGEGVLLVSGNGLPILDEEGTRGSKFWKVASRKIYAVCDDYPPENRPVKKPKRRLPSSSSSSDSDDFQPKQKNVRSILRSFEEDLKKIGFEITGASCALESVVKMLQDLTTVTSAMPLPPSVVKLINDAFKCKVCLKLPMHPPIIATRCCNTLLGCSQCINHWYSGEDGLNKTYPHCREPQGYAQTYQFKGLDEFLEGFQKALSGNTEDQADN
- the LOC137993157 gene encoding uncharacterized protein, whose amino-acid sequence is MENIPVEYIAQLVLKEGKSYAQISNILQNIYPKQRGFSERSVRRFCSDHNISRRSGITDIILDDIIKEAVNKVGPTWGRKMTKGFLSCNGIEVAEKRIASSLARVNPANHCQRQDRTEQLTNPIPYAAEYFGHKLHIDQNEKLVMYGVVHVCAIDGYSGKIVSHVVMPVKNNLLIYEHIYRQSVLTYGMWDQLRVDKGKEFSLMLSVQHLLRQHRRNTTRLPYQQTTSKQNHRIERVWLEMNLRVNYPIKKALNLMVNSELFNLEDEVTKFAVSWVTLQVCQAGSRVVIDSWNAHYVTGRGVPNNMQAAMDKTVKVTPDVVPTTEVAVQLFEGSGGHLTTWPEFGIDPLSCDGCQSSARRQHFHSHFPDFLTVFENVVNGNPTLFQNAIQLFRDLTYEYCS